ACAGGACAATTTGAGTTCATTTTAAATAGGGAAGGATTTTCATTCATTATTGTGTAATATAAAAGTTGTGTTGTTGGATTCTTGCTAATAAAAAAAGGGGCTATATTCACAATATGTTGCGGATGCTCATCTATATTGCCTTCATTTTCATGGGAACCCATGGCAAAAGTCCCCCCACTGATGAAAATAAACTCAGTCCCATCTATCGTAATACAACTACCATGTTGATATATATTGTTTACCATTGAAAAGCAAACCCAGAATAAAAATTAACTTAGCGATTCCTTTCTTTAAACTTGTATCTCGAGTCAGTCAATTCTTGCTATGTTAAATGTGGGCGCATATCATCATCAACGCGCCGATGCAGTTCCAATTGGGTTTGTTACAGATGGCGCCGTTACGATGCGGTTCCTACCTGTAATGATATCGGCATAAAATAATCCTAAGCTCATCCTTCACGATCTCATACACAAGCCGGTGCTCCTGGTCGATGCGCCTTGACCAGCAGCCCTGGAGCTGGAATTTGAGCGGTTCCGGTTTGCCTTTGCCGTCGAAGGGCTCGCGCAGAATGTCCTGAATAAGGAGGTTGATCCTTTTAAGTATTATTTTATCCGTTTTTTGCCAGTACAGGTAGTCCGCCCACGATTCCTCCGTGAAAAGGATGTTCATCCGCTCACCAGGTCCTTCCGGATGGTTTTCCCCTTCCTGGAGCTTTCTAGAGACTTCAGGAGCCTTTTCGCGTTCGCCTCGTTCGACAGAAGGTAATTCGTCTCGACCAGGGAATTATAGTCTTCTACTGAAACCAGCACGACGTTTTCATTGTTCTTGCGCGTGATGATTAGAGGCTCGTGATCCTCGTACACCTTGCGCAGGTATGCTTTCAGGCGTTTGCGTAATTCGGAATAGTTAACGGCGTTCATGGGGGGCCTCGCTATACGCGTACAATATATTGTACACATATGCATGTCAAGGCAATCGATTTTTTCGGTTTGCCAGGCGAATTTTGGCATTGTTCCCGCAATCGGCGCCGTCGGGTCCGCCCGTAGAGACGCGATTAATCGCGTCTCTACGGGCGGACCCGACGATTTCACGGGAATGGGCAATCCCGCATATGCATCCGGACCCGTTCCAGTTCGGCGGTGTCTCGAATGACATGGTCAT
The DNA window shown above is from Spirochaetota bacterium and carries:
- a CDS encoding Txe/YoeB family addiction module toxin, whose product is MNILFTEESWADYLYWQKTDKIILKRINLLIQDILREPFDGKGKPEPLKFQLQGCWSRRIDQEHRLVYEIVKDELRIILCRYHYR
- a CDS encoding type II toxin-antitoxin system prevent-host-death family antitoxin, whose product is MNAVNYSELRKRLKAYLRKVYEDHEPLIITRKNNENVVLVSVEDYNSLVETNYLLSNEANAKRLLKSLESSRKGKTIRKDLVSG